In Bacillus cytotoxicus NVH 391-98, the following are encoded in one genomic region:
- a CDS encoding DMT family transporter, with protein sequence MKRWQMEWLLISVALVWGANYTIGKYGVAYMSSIQFNSLRFLVASPVLLVITFMLERSLRIERKDWLRLVVVGIVGTTLYQTLFMLSVKYTSATNASLLIAMSPIFTGILAVLHKQERFSMKIQVGSVLSFGGAALVLLTGHTSQSTYEYAWLGNGIGLVAAIAWGWYPILAQPLITKYSAMRVTSWSTLIGIVPLVIYCLFHASALTWPADLLSWGSLTYSIVFATIFGLAMWYVGISQIGSTKVMVYMYLVPLFAVIFAAMTIGERITIMQLIGGLVIFIGLYVVKKGTIKKSSFHLNKVSE encoded by the coding sequence ATGAAGCGATGGCAAATGGAATGGCTCCTCATATCAGTTGCTTTAGTATGGGGAGCGAACTATACAATTGGAAAATATGGAGTGGCATATATGTCATCCATTCAATTTAACAGTTTACGGTTTTTAGTAGCTTCTCCAGTATTATTAGTTATTACATTTATGTTGGAGCGCTCGTTACGTATTGAAAGAAAAGACTGGCTTAGATTAGTAGTCGTTGGAATTGTTGGAACAACGTTATATCAAACGTTATTTATGTTATCTGTCAAATACACTTCAGCAACAAATGCATCATTATTAATCGCAATGTCACCAATTTTTACAGGGATTTTAGCAGTATTACACAAACAAGAACGCTTTTCAATGAAAATCCAAGTTGGTTCGGTACTATCGTTTGGCGGGGCAGCGCTCGTATTATTAACTGGACATACGAGTCAATCTACATATGAGTATGCTTGGCTTGGAAATGGAATCGGACTAGTCGCTGCCATTGCATGGGGATGGTATCCAATCCTTGCGCAACCACTTATTACAAAGTATTCAGCGATGCGAGTAACTTCTTGGTCTACATTAATTGGAATTGTACCACTCGTTATATATTGTTTATTCCATGCAAGTGCATTAACATGGCCGGCAGATCTATTAAGCTGGGGATCATTAACATATTCAATTGTATTTGCGACCATTTTCGGTCTTGCAATGTGGTACGTTGGCATTAGTCAAATTGGTTCTACAAAAGTAATGGTTTATATGTATCTTGTTCCGTTGTTTGCGGTTATTTTTGCAGCGATGACCATCGGAGAGAGAATAACGATCATGCAGCTAATAGGTGGCCTTGTTATATTTATCGGTTTATATGTTGTGAAAAAAGGAACAATTAAAAAGTCTTCTTTCCATTTGAACAAGGTGAGTGAATGA